A genome region from Arachis duranensis cultivar V14167 chromosome 8, aradu.V14167.gnm2.J7QH, whole genome shotgun sequence includes the following:
- the LOC107460863 gene encoding uncharacterized protein LOC107460863 encodes MVDQYFTSHKLSKSANGKMVSSIVLNSKFWQDCLTTVKIVGPFIKLLRLVDADEKPSLRIVYEGMQREKKAIKTMFRNRKAAYTPYTSILKISWDKHLKRDLHAAAYFLNPGIFYSEGFVEKANVLRSLLDLLDVETLCDDSVAAMQEIQLYRDCKESFGRKSAKRAASRLEPSEWWRLHGGSAPNLQKMAVCLLHQTSSSSGCERNWSLFEQIHSKRRNRLEHQRLSDIVYVTYNLRLQSMLHRKKRNYDPIDIQSIDTVDFWVMTDEDDPEFTNEDVEGIESLIYTDNAMPSYPNDGGDMEVEVDMPDVVIQSSNTSFGGISEDAGFGLPIYDGDIGTLNDDYDF; translated from the exons ATGGTAGACCAATATTTTACTTCTCATAAGTTATCCAAAAGTGCTAATGGAAAGATGGTTAGTTCAATTGTCTTGAACAGTAAATTTTGGCAAGACTGTCTTACCACTGTGAAAATTGTTGGTCCTTTTATTAAGTTGTTGAGGCTTGTTGATGCTGATGAAAAACCCTCTTTGAGAATCGTGTATGAAGGCAtgcaaagagaaaaaaaggCTATCAAGACCATGTTCAGAAATCGGAAAGCTGCTTATACGCCATACACGAGTATCTTGAAAATAAGTTGGGATAAGCATTTGAAGCGTGATCTCCATGCGGCAGCGTACTTTTTAAATCCGGGCATTTTCTACAGTGAGGGTTTTGTTGAGAAGGCAAATGTTTTGAGATCtttacttgatttgcttgatgtTGAAACACTTTGTGATGACTCAGTTGCTGCAATGCAAGAGATACAGCTGTATCGAGATTGTAAAGAAAGTTTTGGGAGGAAAAGTGCTAAGAGAGCGGCATCAAGACTCGAACCTA GTGAATGGTGGAGGCTACACGGTGGGAGTGCTCCTAATTTGCAAAAAATGGCAGtttgtcttcttcatcaaacctCTTCTTCATCTGGATGTGAGAGGAACTGGAGCCTTTTTGAACAAATCCATTCAAAGAGGAGGAACCGATTAGAGCATCAAAGGTTAAGTGACATTGTTTATGTCACCTATAACCTACGCCTTCAATCTATGTTGCATCGAAAGAAGAGGAATTATGACCCAATTGACATTCAAAGCATTGACACAGTAGATTTTTGGGTAATGACAGATGAGGATGATCCTGAATTTACTAATGAAGATGTTGAAGGCATTGAAAGTTTAATATACACTGATAATGCTATGCCTTCGTATCCTAATG atgGTGGAGACATGGAAGTTGAAGTGGATATGCCTGATGTTGTAATTCAATCCTCAAATACTTCTTTTGGTGGTATTTCTGAAGATGCTGGCTTTGGATTACCGATTTATGATGGAGACATCGGAACACTTAATGATGATTATGACTTCTGA